The Panicum virgatum strain AP13 chromosome 3N, P.virgatum_v5, whole genome shotgun sequence genome includes the window TAGAGGATGTACCATTTCTTCATGATGCACTCATAAAAAGAACAATAATTAAGAACATGTAAACAGGGTGCAAAAGTACCTGTCAAAAAGTTTCTCCATTGTTTTGAATTGCTTCTCTTATGAGATAAGAGTTTCTCTGGCACTAATGAGTGAGCTAACATAAGTTCTCAGCGACTCAAAGTTCTGCTTCATCCGACTAAGCACCTGCTCATTTTCAGCAGCGTGCTCTGCCTGTGCCGAGTGCTCCATATCTTCACCGCATCCCGACCATCACCTCCACAATCCATTGCCGCAGCTCCTCACACCGCTCGCGCTCCACGGCCGGTGTATCGCTTCGATCGGGGTTGGCACCTGTTCCATGTAGCCCTTGGAAGTTAGGGAAAGCACATGCTAATGCATTGAAATGGAATTGAGCACAGTCGGATTATGCTGCAACAAATTTCATCAGGCATGCAAGAAATCAATGGATTTGATCGAGGAATTGGAAGGGGTGCTGCATGTTGTACCTTCCGACTGGAGAGGGAGATGTAGGTTGGCGATATCCAATGGATATCAGGCGATCGTAGGGTGAACGGGTGAATGGGGAATGGATATCAGGGACCGGAGCCGATGCAGGTGCGGCTCTTGCTGCGCGGGCACAGGGACCGGAGCAGGTAGTAGGAGAAGaacctgccgccggcgccgccgccctcgaccGACGCGGCGGGCCCCTGTCCCTTGGGCCGCCGTCCGCGGCGTCGCCTTCCGCCGCCGTGGGCGAGGctttcctcctcctcggcctccacGCTCCCCTCCTCGCCATGGCTCGCCTCCCGCCTCCATGCAGCTTCTTGTGGAGGATCGAGCGAATGGGGAGGGAGGTCGCGGGAGATGGGGAGGGCGAGgagaggcggcgaggcggcatcCGCGGAGCCCGTCGATCCGCGGGCGGCGTCGATGGGGGCGCGGCGTCGTGGGGGTGGCGCTGCcgcgagggggaggcggcgtcggGGGGATGCCCGTCACGAGGAAGGCGGCGACATCGTTTGGGAGTCGCGTCGCAAGGGCCAAGGGAGGAGGGCGTCGCCAGGGGAGGCGCCGTCGTCGGGGAGAGGGCTAGAAGGGAAATCGCTGGGAGGGGATGCGAAGAAGGAAAGAAACGGGGGAGAAAGGGatttaggccccgtttagttcccaaaaattttcacccaaaaattttcacctcccctttaaacacatgtataaaacattaaatgtaattaaataataaaactaattacacagtttggatatACACGAcgaaacgaatcttttgagtatAATTAAtgtatgattagccataagtgctacagtaatccacatgtgctaatgatgcggtcaaaggcctcaaaagattcgtctcgcggtttccaggtgagttctgaaattagttttttaattagtgtccgaaaaaccctcccgacatccggtcaaagggatgatttgacatccaaaaaattttgcctggggaactaaacgcccccttaGAGATGAGCGAGCGGCGTGATTCGCGGGAGGGATTGGAGCTAGCAAACGCAATCGCGATGGTGGGTATGCAGTAGGGATGGATCtaaacatccgaattcttagaacaaatttgatattttaaaatagatatgcttaaaattttatgctaatctttttttatattatcaagcatattattacacataagaataaaattttgtataaatttttttatgtattatttgctccctacaattaaaaagatgaaaaaagattcgtatccgtatccgatccgtattcgaatttttatatctattatttgagaatatatatgataaatttgaggtttagtttttatgaatctttacaagatcaatgttaaatacaaggctatgaatttacatagtaaattctatatcttatttgtccataatcaaagaaaaatgacaaaaaatcTAAGATTCGAatagacatccgaatccatccttactaTGCAGGGCGGGATCGTGgtgataaaaaaaaattggttttgcacaGAAATATTTGCAAGTCCACCAGAGGAACGGATGTCGGGAGAGGAAGCAGTTGTCGAGGTGGAAGCTACTCCTGTGTTGAGAGGTAACGAGAAGAGAACCAGAAATTTTAGTGTGCAAGAGGATGATTTGTTAGTGGCAGTATAGCTAGAAATTAGCATGAATGCAGTTCAAGGCGTTGACCAGCCTCGTGCCATTTATTGGGAAATAATTCATGAGTACTATCATTTGCACAAGGAATTTGATAATGACCGCAACTGCAATTGTCTCGCTCACCGTTGGGGTATTATCCTAGAAATGGTCAACAAATTCCGTGGATGGTATGGTCATGTTCAAAGAAGGGCCCAAAGCGGAACGACGGAGCAAGATAAAGTATAAATTTGTTTAGAATCTTTCAATTGGTTGAAAATATATTTGGGCTCTGTACAATTTCTAACACATATAGCACTTGTGTAGGTACTGCAAACTTGTGACGTGTTCAAAAACGAGGAAGAGAAATCATTCACTTTGCTGCATCGTTGGAATATCTTGAAGCATAAACAGAAATAGCATGAGGCATGTGCTAATAAGAACAGGATATTGTGTGTGCGCTATGTGTAATGCTGAAAGGATGAGTTCGTCGTCATCAtctgacgacgacgaggagtcCAAGCGAGACAAAGAACTCATTTCAGTAGGAGAGGGAAGAATGATTTGGTGTGGGAATTAGGAGGgtggacatatatatatatatatatatatatatatatatatatatatatatatataacgagGTGAAAAATATAACCGTTGGAAATATGGCCATTTCAAATATCACTGTTGCAATATAGCCATTGGAAATAGGACCGTTGCAAAAAAAACTGTTTCAAATATGACCGTTTGAAATATAGTCGTTCAAAATATGaccgttgcaaaaaaatccaacCGTTAAAAATATAATCGTTGCATAATATTATTTAGAACAAAATATAACCATTGTAAAAAAATGTTTATTTAAAACTATGCTCATGGTAGTTGGTCCATATCAATAAAATATGAGAGAGTTGAAAGTAGGGGGCAAATATGAGAGGTTTGTTGGAGTTCATTTTGAAGTAGAAGAGAGAAACTGAACGAGAGGTCCTCATATGGGAGAAGTACGGGTCAAAAATAGGGGTTTGGTTGGATATGCTCTTATTTTCTTCAACAGTTTAGAGCTATGGTCATGATCTTCAACCAACATCTGAATATGGTAAGAGATTGGTCAGGGGATTTCATTGCCACTTTGCTTTCTACCTCTGATATACTTCCCTTCCTCTTCTATGGGAACAAATGATAACTTTTAAAGGTTCAATTTATATGAACCAcaattttatattaaatatataactTTATCAAGGTATCACGTACTATTTGCAGGCACTCAGAATCAATGAATCACATAAATATCATATTACCACGAATGTCTCAAATGTGTAATCTCTGTTTAAAAAAGATCTCCATTCACATCCAAAATGCTGTGAAACAGTATACTATCCCATGATAAACCACAAGCTCAACTCACCTGAAGGCGCGGCAAAGCCGCGCCAGGTTTCTAGTGGAGTACTAGTACTATATAAAAAAGGTTAAAAGGCCTTTGTTATCAAAGGGCACCCACTGGCAAGGAAGCCCCGCGCAGAGAATACGCCAGACGCGACGCCCCCAAACTACCAAAGGCCAGTAGCACTAGCACCAACCCCAATTACCCCCCGAGACCCAACCGGCGACGGACGAGACGAGGCAGAGAGGGGAGCCAGAGGGAGAGCAAGCGGCATGAGGGGCAGCGAGATGTTGACCGCGGCGCGTGGCGTCGGCACGGCCCCGTCCACCGCCTCCACGggtgcgtcggcggcggcggacctggCGGGAGCAGGGGGCGCGGGCGCcatcggcgggggcggcggcaacttccccctcgccgtcgccctcctCGCCTTCGCCTTCGCCAACTTCATCAACATCATCTCCATCTGGTGCGCccccccttccctccctcctAGATCTAAATCTAACGCGCGGGGCTTGGTCGTTGGTTCCGACGCGATTGCTCCCGCGCCCCTGTCGGTGGGCGTTCTAGGCGGTGGTTGGTTGCGACTTGCGATCGGGTTTGGGTTCTGGTTAGCGAAAAAttgattctttttttctttggctATGCGCAAGGCTTGGATTGAGGGTTTCCTCTTGTGTGATGTGGTGTGCAAGCAAGGAATGTGCTTTACTTTTGCGAAGCTTAATTTCATGCTGGAGATGAACATTAACTTTTATTGGAAGGATGTGGAGAAGGCTACGCTATCTGTATAGAAGTCAGTAACCTCATGCCGTTTGTTAGAAAATAACTTGTCTttatgttcctttttttttattgCACTGCTGGCTTGAGATAAAGTCAGATTGTGCTGTTTCTTCCACCTCAAAATTGCAAACTGAACCCCCTATATTTATGTTTTTGAGAATACTTACATCTTAATGAAGACTATGCGGCACTAACCATAGGCTGATTGAATGTAGCTGGATGCACAGAATTATCAACTTTTTAATTTAGTGTTTGCAGTGCCGTTCCATTAATCCTTGATTTGTTCTTCCTAGACATGCAGGTTAAAAGAGAAGAGGTGGGATGCAAGGAAATTTCTTAGTTCAGCTGGAATCATGTCATCACTTTCTGCAACTGTGGGGAGTTTGGCCGTTGCTGTGGGTCAACAAGAAGGCGCAGATAGCTCTGCGTTTGCCCTCGCATTGGTTTTTGCTGCCGTTGTATGTACTTAAATCAATCAGGTCCCATGATTTTCTTTTTGTAAGCAAGTGGAATTGCAACCCTGGAGCATTCCTTTTTAGAACTGTAGCTGTTGGCATCTAGTTTCCTTCCTACAAAACAGGAACAGTTTTAATATTAGGAATTTGTTGCTTTTAACTTTTTAAGAGTAGTGTTTTTACTTTCCAGTATTcaaactttcaaaaaaaaaaaaactttccagTATTCAACCTATAGTTGGTCTCTTCTTGCATTGCTGGGAATGGGCATGGATTTTATATTTGTTTTCTAAACTTAATGTAGTAATGCCTGCATTTGTCACTGTAGATGTTTTTTTTAAGCTTCTTTAGATGTTTATGAACATGGACATCCTTCATGGCAGTGGTTGACGGCCCTACTAGCCAACATTCATGTTCTCTTCAGTAGTGCATTTGCCCGCACTTTCATGCCGAAGCCATTCGCTTGTCAATTTGACAAAATTCTTCATATTATGTGGATAAGACCTAGTGCAATCTGGAACCATGCCAGATGATGTGCCATTACTCGTTCTTAAATTATGCCATAAAACTTGATAGCATTTGTACTATTCTCCTTTTTAGTTATGTTAAACATTCTCcctggaaaaagaaaatgtaAAAAATGGTTACCTAAGTCCTTGTCTATAAGCATTAGTTCCTTTTCTACGAATATGTTCtaagccttttttttttcttcttataggTAATGTATGATGCATCTGGAATCAGATGGCACACGGGTCGCCAAGCTGCGGTAAGCCTGGGAATTTCTATGTATATTCTGCACATAAGGCTTTATCTTATTGCACTGTATTGTCACTTCTTTTTGAACTTGCATTGGAAGTTGGAGCTGATCTATCTATTTCTTCTAACCCAGTCCACTAACTTCTGGTGCAGTTGTTAAATCAAATAGTTTGTGATTTCCCGCCAGAACATCCAATTATTTCGACCTTTAGGCCTCTAAGGGAACCTCTTGGACACAGTCCACTTCAGGTAGCTCTATTACACACTgagtttcttctatttcttaCACAGTAAATATGGTACATGTCCTTGACTTATTCAATTATTCTCACCCTTAAAGATGGTACTGTTTCATGAGCTATTTTGGAATTACCTCAACCCCCTGaccaaagaaaatatttttttttgctcttgGTCTATGACTGCTATTTTAGGTATATCTTGCTATAATGGCTGATTGTCAGCGATGCATCGTTAGTATCTATATGACTATATCTCCTTTTTTCTGTCACTAATTTCATTATCTCTTTCATGCCTGCAGGTTTTTGCAGGAGCAATTGTTGGTTGCACTGTTGCATATTTCACAGGAAAATCTGTATAAGAAATAGTTGGCATTTTGCCTTGTACACGAATTATATTGTCTTAATATATAACTTCTTGCTAAAAAAAATCTCCCTTGTACATTTTGTCCCTGAGAAATGTCTTCTCGTGATTGGCTGCTTCAAATTTCTTTCTGGCTGGAGTTTAGATTGTGCAGAACCTGCTCAAACGGTAATATGAGATTATTTAGAAGCTGGTTAGGATATTGTGCATGCTGTTCtgactaggggtggtaatgagcCATGACTCTAATGTTCCCTTCACAATTCTATTTGGCCCTTAATTtgtttagctcaaaattgagactagagcccggcccttttatcTAGGCTAAAAATTAAGACCTTTTACCACCTCTAGTTCTAACACAGAAACTGATTAGGTTATGCTGCAGTAATCCTCCACTTTGGTAATTAACAAAATTTCCCGTTCCAACTGGCGTAAAAAGGTGCAATGATCCATTACATGAATTATATATTTTCCATGTgcgagaagaagaaaaaaaaagtcatcAGTGGAGGCTCAGCTAATACTACTGCAAAACAAGAAACATAAACAGAAAAAGAAGAATTTTTGATACATCTTGCTATCTGAAAATTATCACTCGAACTATGTATCAAGCTGATGACACCAAGTCGTCGATGAGCTTCATCTCActtgtgctgctgctgcaaacACATGCAGCAACGGACTGTCACCCTTCTGCATCCAGCCGCAGCCCCCTCAGCGCCATCTGTTCCAAGACGAAGCATGCCTCCTCCCCCTTCCCGTCCTCGCCGAGCCCTCTCACCAGGTGCCGGAACGCGCGCGCCAGCGGACAATGGCCGCTCGCCAGCATCGCGTTGAAAACCCGCAGGCCCAGCTCGAAGTTGCGCGCTTCGCAGCAGCCGTCGAGGAGGACGCGGTATGTGGCTGCGCTCGGCACGGCGCCGTCCTTGAGCTGCATCTCGACCAGCGCCCTGTGCGCCTCGTCGACCCTGCCGGCGTCGCACAGGCACCAGATCAGGACGTTGTAGCTCGCGTCGTCGGGCTTCAGCTTCCGCTTGCGCATGTTGGAGATGAGTCGCTTGACGCCCTCGGCGTCGCCGCGCAACACGCACGCGCTCATAAGCACGCCGTAGTTCGCCGCCTCGGGCTGGCAGTCCCGGTACTCCATGTCGAACATCAGCTTCTTGGCCTCGTCGTACCGCCCGACATCGCAGAGCCCCTGCATCAACAGGGCGTAAGTGACGGCGTTCGGGGTGACGCCCCTGCGTGCCATCTCGTCCACGagccgctccgccgcggccaaTTCCCCTTCGCGGCACGCCGAGCCCACCAGCGTGTTGAACGTCACCACCGTCGGCCGCACGCCGCGGGCGAGCATTTCCTCGAGCACCGCGCGGGCGCCCGAGAAGCCGTCCCGGTGGCAGACTCCATTGAGGATGATGTTGTAGGACACGGCGTTGGTCCGGACGCCGAGCTTAGGGGCCTGCGGGAGCATGTCCCGCGCGGCGTCGACGCGGCCGTTGCAGACGAGGGAGTGGAGGAGGGCGTGGAACGTGGTGTTGGAGTGGGAGCAGAAGGCCGGGACGGCGCGGAAGACGAGGAGTGCGGCGTCCGGGCGGGACGCGGCGCCGAGGTGTTCGATGAGGGCGGCGAAGGCGGTGGGCTGCAGTGGGACGCGGAGGGACCGGAGCGATGCGAGGAGCGGCAGGACGAGCGGGAagaggcgcgcgcgcgcgaggcgGTAGAGCACGCACGCGGCGAAAGGGTAGTCGTGGAGGTGCCGCGGCGCGGAGaggagcgcggccgcggcggcgatcggGGAAGGGAGGGACttgaggcggaggaggaaggggtgCGGCTCCGGCGGGGGCTTCGGCTTGTAGAGAAACTTCttggggcggcgacggcgcggtgtTGCTGCGGTGGCCGGCATGGGGCATGACAGGTGGTGGCAGCAGTGGCGAATCTAGAATTAGGATTTAGGGGGGGctgatcttcctcttctcttctcttccttcaccctctctttttctttttcttcttcctcattttcctcttcctcttcttgattCATGCTTGAAAATTGTAGGGgggcttggggggggggggggctccatgGATTGCATTGgagtaggggggctggagcactACTAGCACTACTAGCAGTTTTGAGTTTCGTCATTACCTATCTTTTGCGTCGAATGGAGGATGAACTGCTGTCTTAGCTCCTGTTGAAGAAAAGATTGATTCAACACGACACGAGGAGCCACATCCTTAAATATTTTGAACTTTGTTAATTTTGCATTTCAATGTGTGGCCTCGTCGATTTAAATGCCCTTGTATGTAAATTCAATGCAAAATTTAAACACACGATTGGGTTCTAGAACCAATGTGTGCAACACAGCTCTGTGCAAAATTTAAACGCACGATTGGGAACAGTTTGCAATGTGTGCCCTAGCACTGCCAAGGCTATACATCTTCCTTGAAAATCCTTTCATAGATAGATAAGTTTCTAACAAATACTAGGAATCTATCATGTAGCCCAGATCTGTTACATGGTGCGAAGCTCCACTAGTGAAGCATAAACTCCACCAGAGATGCCCATCAGGCCATCAGTGTTTTGTGTCTTCCTTTCTCCACAATTACGCCATCCTTTAGAACTGCGATCATATCAGCTCCTTGGATTGTTGAAAGGCGGTGTGCCACAATGATGGTTGTCCTGCCAACCATCACATGATCCAATGCATTCTGAACAATACGCTCTGATTCAGCATCCAGTGCGCTTGTCGCCTCGTCTAGGAGAAGTATCCTTGGGTCCTTCAGGATAGCCCTCGCGATAGCTATGCGCTGTTTTTGGCCACCTGACAGTTGTGTTCCTCTCTCTCCGACAGTTGTATTGTACCC containing:
- the LOC120664748 gene encoding uncharacterized membrane protein YuiD-like, whose protein sequence is MRGSEMLTAARGVGTAPSTASTGASAAADLAGAGGAGAIGGGGGNFPLAVALLAFAFANFINIISIWLKEKRWDARKFLSSAGIMSSLSATVGSLAVAVGQQEGADSSAFALALVFAAVVMYDASGIRWHTGRQAALLNQIVCDFPPEHPIISTFRPLREPLGHSPLQVFAGAIVGCTVAYFTGKSV
- the LOC120664747 gene encoding pentatricopeptide repeat-containing protein At1g07740, mitochondrial-like is translated as MPATAATPRRRRPKKFLYKPKPPPEPHPFLLRLKSLPSPIAAAAALLSAPRHLHDYPFAACVLYRLARARLFPLVLPLLASLRSLRVPLQPTAFAALIEHLGAASRPDAALLVFRAVPAFCSHSNTTFHALLHSLVCNGRVDAARDMLPQAPKLGVRTNAVSYNIILNGVCHRDGFSGARAVLEEMLARGVRPTVVTFNTLVGSACREGELAAAERLVDEMARRGVTPNAVTYALLMQGLCDVGRYDEAKKLMFDMEYRDCQPEAANYGVLMSACVLRGDAEGVKRLISNMRKRKLKPDDASYNVLIWCLCDAGRVDEAHRALVEMQLKDGAVPSAATYRVLLDGCCEARNFELGLRVFNAMLASGHCPLARAFRHLVRGLGEDGKGEEACFVLEQMALRGLRLDAEG